The following are encoded in a window of Mycobacterium decipiens genomic DNA:
- the recC gene encoding exodeoxyribonuclease V subunit gamma, translated as MALHVHRAERTDLLADGLGALLADPLPDPFTQELVLVAARGVERWLSQRLSHLLGCALGGDGVCAGVSFRSPRSLIAELSGTRDIDPWSPEALTWPLLEVIDASLDEPWCQTLATHLGHFDTDAFEAELRRGRRYAVARRLAGLFASYARQRPQLLTDWLDGNPASLADLDADLAWQPALWRALVAAVPADPPQIRHEKTVARLRAGPADLAARLSLFGHTRLACTEVQLLDALATHHELHLWLPHPSDELWRALTDLDTAVPRRRDPSRRAANHPLLQTLGRDLRELQRALPAAPVTDEYIAAPAKPDSLLGWLQGDLAANAIRPAGRCLSDGDQSVQIHACHGPARQIAVLREVLLGLLEDDPTLEPRDIVVMCPDIETYAPLIIAGFGLGEAAGDSHPAHRLRVKLADRALTQTNPLLGVAAELLAIAGTRATASQVLNFTQAAPVRARFGFTDDDLDTITGWVRQSNIRWGFDQRHRQPYGLDHFVHNTWRFGIDRILTGVAMSDDSRAWLDTALPLDDVGSNRVELAGRFAECVARLHQVIQKLSGAQPLTDWLDALAEGVRLLARSGDAGQQAQLRREFADVLAHTDGARSSTRLRLPDVSALLDEYLAGRPTRANFRTGTLTVCSMVPMRSVPHRVVCLVGLDDGSFPRHSVPDGDDVLARDPMTGERDIRSEDRQLLLDAIGAARQTLVITYTGADEHTGHPRPPAVPLAELLDALDRTASTPVRERILTRHPLQPFDRRNVVPGELLHGKPFTFDPAALGAAHASTGQRSAPTAFITDPLPAKPTADLTLADLLDFFKDPVKGFFRALDYTLPWDVDTVADAMPVEIDPLQAWTVGDRMLRDMLRGMHPDTAANAEWRRGTLPPGRLGVRKAKEIRDRARDLAIAALRYRTGDGDAYDLDIDLGDGRRLTGTLTPVHGQHLVSVSYSKLAAKQVLASWIELVALAAERPDRDWTARCIGRGKSRNRIAQRLFAPPPDPVAVLRDLVLLYDTGRREPLPLPLKTSCAWAQARRDADDPDEAARAVWESNNFRGGDDRERAHVRVWGQRPAFAVLLGPPRPGEEMPGEDTRLGALAARLWLPVLAAERAPEGAPG; from the coding sequence ATGGCGCTTCATGTTCACCGTGCCGAACGGACCGACCTGCTCGCCGACGGCCTCGGCGCACTGCTCGCCGATCCGCTGCCCGACCCGTTCACGCAGGAGCTGGTGCTCGTCGCGGCCCGCGGCGTGGAACGCTGGTTGAGTCAGCGTCTTTCGCACCTGCTCGGGTGCGCGCTCGGTGGTGACGGGGTGTGCGCCGGGGTGTCATTCCGCAGTCCGCGGTCCCTGATTGCCGAGCTCAGCGGCACACGCGACATCGATCCCTGGTCGCCGGAGGCCTTGACGTGGCCGCTGCTCGAGGTCATCGACGCCAGCCTCGACGAGCCGTGGTGCCAAACGTTGGCAACTCACTTGGGCCACTTCGACACCGACGCTTTCGAAGCCGAACTGCGCCGGGGGCGCCGCTACGCGGTGGCCCGCCGCCTGGCCGGCCTGTTCGCGTCCTACGCCCGGCAGCGTCCCCAGCTGCTAACCGACTGGCTGGACGGCAACCCCGCCAGCCTCGCCGACCTCGATGCCGACCTAGCGTGGCAGCCCGCCTTATGGCGAGCGCTGGTCGCCGCTGTCCCCGCCGATCCGCCGCAGATCCGGCACGAGAAGACGGTTGCCCGGCTGCGAGCGGGCCCGGCCGACCTGGCGGCGCGGCTATCGCTGTTCGGGCACACCCGGTTGGCGTGCACCGAGGTGCAGCTGCTCGACGCACTGGCCACCCATCACGAACTGCACCTGTGGCTGCCGCATCCCAGCGACGAGCTATGGCGGGCGTTGACTGACCTCGACACAGCGGTTCCCCGACGCCGAGACCCCAGCCGGCGGGCCGCCAACCATCCGCTGCTTCAAACACTGGGCCGCGACCTGCGAGAGTTGCAGCGCGCCCTGCCAGCCGCCCCGGTGACCGACGAATACATCGCTGCCCCAGCCAAACCCGATTCCTTGCTGGGCTGGCTGCAAGGCGACCTCGCCGCCAACGCCATCCGGCCCGCCGGCCGCTGCCTGTCCGATGGCGACCAGTCGGTGCAGATCCACGCCTGCCATGGCCCGGCCCGACAGATCGCCGTATTGCGCGAGGTGCTGCTGGGTCTGTTGGAGGACGATCCGACGCTTGAACCCCGCGACATCGTGGTGATGTGCCCCGACATCGAGACCTACGCGCCGTTGATTATCGCCGGGTTCGGCCTGGGCGAGGCCGCCGGTGACAGCCACCCCGCACACAGGTTGCGGGTCAAGCTCGCCGACCGCGCGCTCACCCAGACCAACCCGTTGCTCGGCGTGGCCGCGGAACTGCTTGCCATCGCCGGAACCCGCGCCACCGCCAGCCAGGTGCTCAACTTCACCCAGGCGGCACCGGTGCGCGCCCGCTTTGGCTTCACCGACGACGATCTCGACACGATCACCGGCTGGGTGCGCCAATCGAACATCCGGTGGGGTTTCGACCAGCGACATCGCCAGCCCTATGGACTAGACCATTTCGTGCACAACACCTGGCGGTTCGGCATCGACCGCATTCTCACCGGTGTGGCGATGTCGGACGACTCGCGCGCGTGGCTGGACACCGCGCTGCCGCTCGACGATGTCGGCAGCAACCGGGTGGAGCTGGCTGGGCGCTTCGCCGAGTGCGTCGCACGATTACATCAGGTAATCCAAAAACTCAGCGGCGCACAGCCGTTGACCGACTGGCTCGATGCGCTGGCCGAGGGAGTGCGCCTCCTTGCCCGATCCGGTGATGCGGGGCAGCAAGCGCAGCTGCGGCGAGAGTTCGCCGACGTCCTCGCGCACACAGATGGCGCGCGCTCGTCGACGCGGCTGCGGCTGCCCGACGTTTCCGCGCTGCTGGACGAGTACCTGGCCGGACGCCCGACACGAGCCAACTTCCGCACCGGAACGCTGACCGTCTGCTCGATGGTGCCGATGCGCTCGGTGCCGCACCGGGTGGTGTGCCTGGTCGGGCTCGACGACGGATCGTTCCCGCGGCACAGCGTCCCAGACGGTGATGACGTGCTGGCGCGCGACCCGATGACCGGCGAGCGCGACATCCGTTCCGAGGACCGCCAACTGCTGCTCGACGCAATCGGTGCCGCTAGGCAGACGCTGGTGATCACCTACACGGGCGCCGACGAGCACACCGGTCACCCACGTCCGCCGGCCGTGCCGCTCGCGGAGTTGCTGGACGCGCTGGATCGGACGGCGTCAACACCGGTTCGCGAGCGCATTCTCACCCGACATCCGCTACAGCCGTTCGACCGCAGAAACGTCGTGCCCGGCGAACTGTTGCACGGCAAGCCGTTCACATTCGACCCAGCTGCGCTCGGCGCCGCCCACGCAAGCACCGGACAGCGCAGTGCACCAACGGCTTTCATCACCGATCCGTTGCCGGCGAAGCCCACCGCCGACCTCACCCTGGCAGATCTGCTCGACTTCTTCAAAGATCCGGTCAAGGGGTTCTTCCGGGCGCTCGACTACACGCTGCCGTGGGACGTCGACACCGTTGCGGATGCGATGCCCGTGGAGATCGACCCGCTACAGGCCTGGACGGTCGGCGACCGGATGCTGCGCGACATGCTGCGCGGCATGCATCCGGACACCGCCGCCAACGCGGAGTGGCGTCGCGGAACGCTGCCGCCCGGGCGGCTCGGGGTACGCAAAGCCAAGGAGATCCGCGATCGCGCACGTGATCTGGCGATAGCCGCATTGCGGTACCGGACGGGCGACGGCGACGCGTACGACCTTGACATCGACCTCGGTGATGGGCGCCGGTTGACCGGAACGCTCACGCCGGTCCACGGCCAACACTTGGTGTCGGTCAGCTATTCGAAGCTGGCCGCAAAGCAGGTGCTGGCGTCGTGGATCGAGTTGGTTGCGCTGGCGGCCGAAAGGCCGGACCGCGATTGGACGGCGCGCTGCATCGGCCGGGGCAAGAGCCGAAACCGGATCGCCCAGCGGCTATTCGCGCCGCCCCCCGACCCGGTAGCCGTGCTGCGCGACCTGGTGTTGCTCTACGACACAGGTCGGCGTGAACCGCTGCCGCTCCCGCTGAAAACGTCGTGCGCGTGGGCGCAGGCGCGCCGCGACGCCGACGACCCGGACGAGGCGGCGCGGGCAGTGTGGGAATCCAACAACTTTCGCGGCGGCGACGACCGCGAGCGCGCACACGTGCGGGTCTGGGGCCAAAGGCCGGCATTCGCTGTGCTGCTGGGCCCGCCGCGCCCAGGCGAAGAGATGCCGGGTGAGGACACCCGGCTGGGTGCTCTGGCCGCGCGGCTGTGGCTGCCGGTGCTGGCCGCTGAACGGGCCCCCGAAGGGGCACCGGGCTGA
- the cynS gene encoding cyanase: MNRNEITEQIVVARLARGLSWQELADAVGRPVLWTTSALLGQHPVPAELAKVLVEMLGLDESAVPVLAAPPMRRGWPASLAGMAPTDPTIYRFYEALQVYGGAIKELIHERFGDGIMSAINFSVDLQKKPHPSGDRVVVTFDGKFLPYQWVSARD, from the coding sequence ATGAACAGAAACGAGATCACCGAACAGATCGTCGTTGCCCGCCTGGCACGCGGCTTGAGCTGGCAGGAGCTGGCCGACGCCGTCGGCAGGCCGGTGCTGTGGACCACGTCGGCGCTGCTCGGTCAGCATCCCGTTCCCGCCGAGCTTGCCAAGGTCCTGGTCGAGATGCTGGGTCTGGACGAGTCGGCGGTGCCGGTGCTGGCCGCGCCGCCGATGCGCCGCGGCTGGCCCGCCTCCTTGGCCGGGATGGCGCCTACCGACCCCACCATTTACCGCTTCTACGAAGCTCTTCAGGTCTACGGCGGCGCCATCAAGGAATTGATCCACGAGCGGTTTGGCGACGGCATCATGAGCGCAATCAATTTCAGCGTCGACCTGCAGAAGAAGCCACATCCGTCGGGCGATCGTGTCGTGGTGACATTCGATGGGAAATTCCTTCCCTACCAATGGGTTTCGGCTCGGGACTGA
- a CDS encoding patatin-like phospholipase family protein, translated as MVNQPAKIRRPKPVDLVLSGGGVKGVGLVGAVVAVMDAGYTVKRVSGVSAGSLVGSILAAASNGNRLTSHEIKELALSLPYQKFRDAGPIGHLPVLGQAWGLLRDTGLYRGDFAHDWIRGELKNLGVTTFGDLALADKQLPEERRYRLAVTVTDVTTGQLVRLPWDYRRVYGLDPDEQPVADAVRASMAIPFFFRPVSLTSADGLTSTLVDGGVLSNFPIDSFDRLDGKPPRWPTFGITVVPNLPEGNDQVIPGVGALRLLGPPSVLLEQLITTMFVGRDQTYLNQPWVSARAIRVDSTAVNFLDFGLSRKDAEALYDKGCEAAQAFLSTWNWVKYLERFREFQ; from the coding sequence ATGGTAAACCAGCCTGCCAAGATCCGGCGGCCCAAGCCGGTGGATCTCGTTCTCTCGGGTGGCGGCGTCAAGGGGGTCGGCCTGGTTGGCGCCGTCGTCGCCGTCATGGACGCCGGGTACACCGTCAAACGGGTGTCTGGCGTCTCCGCTGGGTCACTGGTCGGGTCGATCCTGGCGGCCGCGTCCAACGGCAACCGGTTGACCAGCCACGAGATCAAAGAACTCGCACTGAGTCTGCCGTACCAGAAGTTCCGCGATGCCGGCCCCATCGGTCATTTGCCGGTTCTCGGCCAGGCATGGGGGTTGCTGCGCGATACCGGCTTGTACCGCGGTGACTTCGCCCACGATTGGATCCGCGGTGAGCTAAAAAACCTCGGAGTTACCACCTTCGGGGATTTGGCTCTTGCCGACAAGCAACTACCCGAAGAGCGCCGCTACCGACTGGCGGTCACCGTCACCGACGTAACGACCGGGCAGCTGGTGCGGCTGCCCTGGGACTACCGCCGCGTCTACGGCCTCGACCCTGACGAGCAGCCGGTCGCCGACGCGGTTCGCGCGTCGATGGCGATCCCGTTCTTTTTCCGGCCGGTCAGTTTGACCAGTGCGGACGGGCTCACTTCCACCCTGGTCGACGGCGGCGTGTTGTCGAACTTCCCGATCGACTCGTTCGACCGGCTCGACGGCAAACCGCCACGCTGGCCCACGTTCGGCATCACGGTGGTGCCGAACCTGCCCGAAGGCAATGACCAGGTAATCCCAGGGGTGGGCGCGCTGCGTCTGCTGGGGCCGCCGTCGGTGCTGCTGGAACAGCTGATCACCACCATGTTCGTCGGCCGCGATCAGACCTATCTGAACCAGCCCTGGGTCAGTGCCCGCGCCATCCGGGTCGACTCGACGGCCGTCAACTTCCTGGATTTCGGCCTTTCGCGCAAGGATGCCGAAGCGCTCTACGACAAGGGCTGCGAGGCGGCGCAGGCGTTCCTCTCAACCTGGAACTGGGTCAAATACCTGGAACGGTTCCGGGAGTTCCAATAG
- a CDS encoding crotonase/enoyl-CoA hydratase family protein, with product MSGPVSYTRKDSIAVIKMDDGKVNALGPTMQQAINEAIDNADRDDVGALVITGNGRVFSAGFDLKILTSGEVQPAIDMLRGGFELTYRLLSYPKPVVMACTGHAIAMGAFLLSSGDHRVAAHAYNIQANEVAIGMTIPYAALEIMKLRLTRSAYQQATGLSKTFFGETALAAGFIDEIALPEVVVSRSEEAAREFAGLNQRAHAATKLRARADALAALRAGIDGIEAEFGV from the coding sequence ATGAGCGGCCCGGTCAGCTATACCCGCAAGGATTCCATCGCGGTCATCAAAATGGACGACGGCAAGGTCAACGCGCTGGGCCCGACCATGCAGCAGGCCATCAACGAAGCGATCGACAACGCCGACCGTGACGACGTCGGGGCGCTGGTGATCACCGGGAATGGGCGGGTGTTCAGCGCAGGCTTCGACCTGAAGATCCTGACCTCCGGCGAGGTGCAGCCCGCGATCGACATGCTCCGAGGCGGCTTCGAGCTGACCTACCGACTCCTGTCCTACCCCAAACCCGTGGTGATGGCATGCACCGGTCACGCCATCGCGATGGGAGCGTTTCTGCTGTCCTCCGGCGATCACCGGGTGGCCGCCCATGCGTACAACATCCAGGCCAACGAGGTCGCGATCGGCATGACCATTCCGTACGCGGCGCTAGAGATCATGAAGCTGCGACTGACGCGGTCGGCGTACCAGCAGGCAACCGGGCTGTCCAAGACGTTCTTCGGGGAAACCGCGCTGGCCGCCGGCTTTATCGACGAAATCGCCCTGCCCGAGGTGGTGGTCAGCCGTTCCGAGGAAGCCGCCCGGGAATTCGCCGGTCTCAACCAGCGCGCCCACGCCGCCACCAAGTTGCGGGCCCGCGCCGATGCGCTCGCGGCGCTGCGCGCGGGGATCGACGGCATCGAAGCCGAGTTCGGAGTGTAA
- a CDS encoding MBL fold metallo-hydrolase, giving the protein MCKDRLYFRQLLSGRDFAVGDMFATQMRNFAYLIGDRETGDCVVVDPAYAAGDLIDALESDDMHLSGVLVTHHHPDHVGGSMMGFQLRGLSDLLERATVPVHVNTHEALWVSRVTGIPIGDLTTHEHRDKVSIGDIEIELLHTPGHTPGSQCFLLDGRLVAGDTLFLEGCGRTDFPGGDSDEMYRSLRQLAELPGDPTVFPGHWYSAEPSASLSEVKRSNYVYRPANLDQWRMLMGG; this is encoded by the coding sequence GTGTGCAAGGACCGGCTGTACTTCCGTCAACTGCTCTCCGGTCGCGATTTCGCCGTCGGCGACATGTTCGCGACGCAGATGCGCAACTTCGCCTACCTGATCGGAGACCGCGAAACCGGGGATTGCGTGGTGGTTGACCCGGCCTACGCCGCCGGGGATCTGATCGACGCGCTCGAATCCGACGATATGCATCTGTCCGGCGTGCTGGTGACCCACCATCACCCCGACCATGTCGGCGGCTCGATGATGGGTTTCCAGCTGCGGGGCCTGTCCGACTTGCTGGAGCGAGCGACCGTACCCGTGCACGTGAATACCCATGAGGCGCTGTGGGTTTCGCGAGTCACCGGGATTCCCATCGGGGATCTGACCACCCATGAGCATCGGGACAAGGTCAGTATCGGCGACATCGAAATCGAGCTGCTGCACACCCCCGGGCATACGCCGGGCAGTCAATGCTTTCTGCTCGACGGGCGGCTGGTCGCCGGTGACACGTTGTTCCTGGAGGGCTGTGGACGCACCGACTTTCCCGGCGGTGATTCCGACGAGATGTACCGCAGCCTGAGACAGCTCGCCGAACTTCCGGGTGACCCAACCGTGTTTCCCGGGCATTGGTACTCGGCCGAGCCGAGCGCGTCACTCTCGGAGGTCAAGCGGTCCAACTACGTTTACCGGCCCGCAAATCTAGATCAGTGGCGAATGTTGATGGGCGGCTGA
- a CDS encoding type II toxin-antitoxin system VapB family antitoxin — protein MLKRVEIEVDDDLVQEVIRRYRVKGAREAVNLALRTLLGEADTADHARDDEYDEFSDPNAWVPRRSSDSG, from the coding sequence ATGCTGAAGAGGGTCGAGATAGAGGTTGACGACGACCTGGTCCAAGAGGTCATCCGGCGGTACCGCGTGAAGGGCGCGCGAGAGGCTGTCAACCTTGCGCTCCGGACGCTTCTCGGCGAGGCGGATACCGCGGACCATGCCCGGGATGACGAGTACGACGAGTTCAGCGATCCCAATGCCTGGGTTCCGCGGCGGAGCAGCGACAGCGGGTGA
- the rpmG gene encoding 50S ribosomal protein L33 has protein sequence MASSTDVRPKITLACEVCKHRNYITKKNRRNDPDRLELKKFCPNCGKHQAHRETR, from the coding sequence ATGGCTTCCAGTACCGACGTGCGGCCGAAGATCACTTTGGCATGCGAGGTGTGTAAGCACCGCAACTACATCACCAAAAAGAACCGCCGTAACGACCCGGACCGGCTGGAGCTAAAGAAGTTCTGCCCGAATTGCGGCAAGCACCAGGCGCACCGCGAGACGCGGTAA
- the hadA gene encoding (3R)-hydroxyacyl-ACP dehydratase subunit HadA: MPLTADIVGMHYRYPDHYEVEREKIREYAVAVQNDDASFFEEDAAAELGYKGLLAPLTFICVFGYKAQSAFFKHANVAVQDAQVVQVDQVLKYEKPIVAGDKLYCDVYVDSMREAHGTQIIVTKNIITNEAGDIVQETYTTLAGRAGEDGKEGFANGAA, from the coding sequence ATGCCGTTGACCGCAGACATCGTCGGGATGCACTACCGCTACCCCGACCATTACGAGGTGGAGCGGGAGAAGATCCGCGAGTACGCCGTAGCCGTTCAAAACGACGACGCGTCATTCTTCGAGGAAGACGCGGCCGCCGAACTCGGCTATAAGGGCCTGTTGGCCCCCCTGACGTTCATCTGCGTGTTCGGCTACAAAGCGCAGTCGGCGTTCTTCAAACACGCAAACGTCGCGGTCCAGGACGCGCAGGTCGTCCAGGTTGACCAAGTGCTGAAGTACGAGAAGCCGATTGTGGCGGGCGACAAGCTTTACTGCGACGTCTACGTGGATTCGATGCGTGAGGCGCACGGCACCCAGATCATCGTGACCAAGAACATCATCACCAATGAAGCAGGTGACATCGTGCAGGAGACCTACACGACCCTGGCGGGCCGTGCCGGCGAGGATGGGAAAGAGGGCTTTGCTAATGGCGCTGCGTGA
- the hadB gene encoding (3R)-hydroxyacyl-ACP dehydratase subunit HadB has product MALREFSSVKVGDQLPEKTYPLTRQDLVNYAGVSGDLNPIHWDDEIAKMVGLDTAIAHGMLTMGLGGGYVTSWIGDPGAVTEYNVRFTAVVPVPNDGKGAEIVFNGRVKSVNPDNKLVTIALTATTDGKKIFGRAIASAKLA; this is encoded by the coding sequence ATGGCGCTGCGTGAGTTCAGCTCGGTGAAGGTCGGAGACCAGCTTCCGGAGAAGACGTACCCGCTGACCCGCCAGGATCTGGTGAACTACGCGGGAGTTTCGGGTGACTTGAACCCGATCCACTGGGACGACGAGATCGCCAAGATGGTCGGGCTGGACACCGCGATCGCCCACGGCATGCTGACCATGGGTCTTGGCGGCGGCTACGTCACGTCATGGATTGGTGATCCGGGCGCAGTCACCGAGTACAACGTGCGATTCACCGCGGTGGTGCCGGTGCCCAACGATGGCAAGGGCGCGGAGATCGTGTTCAACGGCCGGGTGAAGTCGGTCAATCCGGACAACAAGTTGGTGACCATCGCCCTCACGGCCACCACGGACGGCAAGAAGATCTTCGGGCGGGCCATCGCCTCGGCGAAACTGGCGTAA
- the hadC gene encoding (3R)-hydroxyacyl-ACP dehydratase subunit HadC → MALKTDIRGMVWHYPDYFIVGREQCREFARAIKCDHPAYFNEDAAADLGYAEIVAPLTFVTILAKYVQLDFFRNVDVGMETMQIVQVDQRFVFHKPVLAGDKLWARMDIHSVDERFGADIVVTKNVCTNDDGELVLEAYTTLMGQQGDNSTQLKWDKESGQVIRTA, encoded by the coding sequence ATGGCGTTAAAGACCGATATCCGCGGGATGGTTTGGCACTACCCGGACTATTTCATCGTCGGCCGTGAGCAATGCCGCGAGTTTGCCCGAGCTATCAAGTGTGATCATCCCGCCTACTTCAACGAGGACGCGGCCGCCGATCTCGGCTACGCCGAGATCGTCGCTCCGCTGACCTTCGTGACGATCTTGGCGAAGTACGTCCAGCTGGATTTCTTCCGGAACGTTGACGTGGGCATGGAAACCATGCAGATCGTCCAGGTCGACCAGCGGTTCGTGTTCCACAAACCCGTGCTCGCCGGGGACAAGTTGTGGGCCCGGATGGACATTCATTCGGTCGACGAGCGGTTCGGAGCCGACATCGTGGTCACCAAGAACGTCTGCACCAACGACGACGGCGAACTGGTCTTGGAGGCCTACACCACCCTGATGGGCCAGCAGGGTGACAACTCCACCCAGCTCAAATGGGACAAGGAATCCGGGCAGGTCATCAGGACGGCGTAA
- the secE gene encoding preprotein translocase subunit SecE has product MSDEGDAADQAAADGAESAEARGSGGRTALVTKPTVRPQRPTGKRSRQRVAGADEDVDGEESSTKTSEDTGVATDDSAKKAASKAARAKKVRRVSKTGARPANPIAFVYNYLKQVVTEMRKVIWPNRKQMITYTSVVLAFLAFMVALVAGADFGLTELVMLVFG; this is encoded by the coding sequence GTGAGCGACGAAGGCGACGCTGCCGACCAGGCCGCAGCCGACGGCGCCGAAAGTGCGGAGGCGCGCGGGAGCGGTGGTCGGACCGCCCTGGTGACAAAGCCGACAGTGCGGCCGCAACGTCCCACCGGCAAGCGGTCCCGGCAGCGCGTGGCAGGTGCCGACGAAGACGTCGACGGCGAAGAGTCGTCGACCAAGACCTCGGAAGACACCGGGGTCGCTACCGACGATTCGGCCAAGAAGGCGGCCTCGAAGGCTGCCAGGGCAAAGAAAGTCAGAAGAGTCAGCAAAACGGGGGCTCGGCCAGCTAACCCGATCGCGTTCGTATACAACTACCTAAAGCAGGTCGTTACCGAGATGCGGAAGGTGATCTGGCCGAACCGCAAACAAATGATCACCTACACGTCGGTGGTGCTGGCGTTTCTGGCCTTCATGGTGGCGCTGGTTGCAGGCGCTGATTTCGGCCTGACCGAGCTAGTGATGCTGGTGTTCGGCTGA
- the nusG gene encoding transcription termination/antitermination protein NusG, with protein MTTFDGDTSAGEAVDLQEASVPQDVVAPAEEVDPAVALKAELRSKPGDWYVVHSYAGYENKVKANLETRVQNLDVGDYIFQVEVPTEEVTEIKNGQRKQVNRKVLPGYILVRMDLTDDSWAAVRNTPGVTGFVGATSRPSALALDDVVKFLLPRGSTKKAAKGAASTAAAAESGGLERPVVEVDYEVGESVTVMDGPFATLPATISEVNAEQQKLKVLVSIFGRETPVELTFGQVSKI; from the coding sequence GTGACTACCTTCGACGGTGACACGTCCGCGGGTGAGGCGGTCGATTTGCAAGAGGCCAGCGTCCCCCAGGACGTAGTGGCCCCGGCTGAAGAGGTCGATCCGGCCGTCGCGCTCAAGGCGGAGCTGCGCAGCAAGCCCGGCGACTGGTATGTCGTGCACTCCTACGCGGGGTACGAGAACAAGGTCAAGGCCAACCTCGAAACCCGGGTGCAGAACCTTGACGTCGGCGACTACATCTTCCAGGTGGAGGTACCCACCGAAGAGGTCACCGAGATCAAGAACGGCCAGCGCAAGCAGGTCAACCGCAAGGTGCTGCCCGGCTACATCCTGGTGCGGATGGACTTGACCGACGACTCATGGGCCGCGGTGCGCAACACGCCGGGGGTCACCGGGTTCGTCGGCGCGACGTCCCGCCCGTCGGCCCTCGCCCTCGACGACGTGGTGAAGTTTCTGCTTCCGCGGGGGTCGACGAAGAAGGCCGCCAAGGGTGCGGCCAGCACCGCTGCCGCCGCCGAGTCCGGTGGGCTGGAGCGTCCGGTCGTGGAGGTCGACTACGAGGTCGGCGAGTCGGTAACCGTCATGGACGGGCCGTTTGCCACGTTGCCGGCCACCATCAGCGAGGTCAACGCCGAACAGCAGAAGCTCAAGGTGCTGGTCTCTATCTTTGGCCGCGAAACACCGGTGGAACTGACCTTTGGCCAGGTCTCCAAGATCTAG
- the rplK gene encoding 50S ribosomal protein L11, with translation MAPKKKKVAGLIKLQIVAGQANPAPPVGPALGQHGVNIMEFCKAYNAATENQRGNVIPVEITVYEDRSFTFALKTPPAAKLLLKAAGVPKGSSEPHKTKVAKVSWDQVREIAETKKADLNANDIDAAAKIIAGTARSMGITVE, from the coding sequence ATGGCCCCGAAGAAGAAGAAGGTCGCCGGGCTGATCAAGCTGCAGATCGTGGCGGGACAGGCCAACCCTGCACCGCCGGTTGGTCCCGCGCTCGGCCAGCACGGTGTCAACATCATGGAGTTCTGCAAGGCGTACAACGCCGCGACGGAAAACCAGCGCGGCAACGTCATCCCGGTGGAGATCACCGTCTACGAAGACCGTAGTTTCACTTTCGCGCTCAAGACGCCGCCCGCCGCCAAGTTGCTGCTCAAGGCCGCGGGTGTGCCCAAAGGTTCGTCGGAACCACACAAGACCAAGGTCGCCAAGGTCAGCTGGGATCAAGTTCGCGAGATCGCCGAGACCAAGAAGGCCGATCTCAACGCCAACGACATCGACGCAGCCGCCAAGATCATCGCCGGGACCGCCCGATCAATGGGCATCACCGTCGAATAG
- the rplA gene encoding 50S ribosomal protein L1 produces MSKTSKAYRAAAEKVDRSNLYTPLQAAKLAKETSSTKQDATVEVAIRLGVDPRKADQMVRGTVNLPHGTGKTARVAVFAVGEKADAAVAAGADVVGSDDLIEKIQGGWLDFDAAIATPDQMAKVGRIARVLGPRGLMPNPKTGTVTPDVAKAVADIKGGKINFRVDKQANLHFVIGKASFDEKNLAENYGAALDEVLRLKPSSSKGRYLKKITVSTTTGPGIPVDPSITRNFAAE; encoded by the coding sequence ATGAGCAAGACCAGCAAGGCATATCGCGCTGCGGCCGAGAAGGTGGACCGCAGCAACCTTTACACCCCGCTGCAGGCGGCCAAGCTTGCCAAAGAGACGTCCTCGACCAAGCAGGACGCGACCGTTGAGGTGGCGATCCGGCTCGGCGTCGATCCGCGTAAGGCAGACCAGATGGTCCGCGGCACGGTGAATCTGCCGCACGGCACCGGTAAAACCGCGCGGGTCGCGGTGTTCGCGGTCGGCGAGAAGGCCGATGCCGCCGTCGCCGCGGGGGCCGATGTGGTCGGCAGTGACGATCTGATCGAGAAAATCCAGGGTGGCTGGCTGGATTTCGATGCGGCGATCGCGACCCCCGACCAGATGGCCAAGGTCGGCCGTATCGCACGGGTGCTGGGGCCTCGTGGCCTGATGCCGAACCCCAAGACCGGCACTGTCACCCCCGACGTGGCCAAGGCCGTCGCGGACATCAAGGGCGGCAAGATCAACTTCCGCGTGGACAAGCAGGCCAACCTGCACTTTGTCATCGGCAAGGCGTCGTTCGACGAGAAGAACTTGGCGGAGAACTACGGCGCTGCGCTTGACGAGGTGCTGCGGCTCAAGCCGTCGTCGTCGAAGGGCCGCTACCTGAAGAAGATCACCGTGTCGACGACGACTGGCCCGGGCATTCCGGTCGACCCATCCATCACCCGGAACTTCGCGGCGGAGTGA